The nucleotide sequence GCGCATTGGCTGCCTCAACGCAGACCATGTGCGCGTACTGATCGTCGGGCATGTCGGTAAAGCCTTTAGCACCTTCGGGGCCCGGGTTCCAGATGACCGTGCTGGCGCTGTTGCTCTTCTGCATCACGATCTGGCGCTGGTTGCCGCTGTCCTCGAGGATTACCTGATCGGGATGATCGACGAACACGCACTCCATCGGCGCGCTCACCTGTAGCGGCTCCGCCTGGGTGAAACGCTGGCCG is from Gammaproteobacteria bacterium and encodes:
- a CDS encoding D-hexose-6-phosphate mutarotase; this encodes GQRFTQAEPLQVSAPMECVFVDHPDQVILEDSGNQRQIVMQKSNSASTVIWNPGPEGAKGFTDMPDDQYAHMVCVEAANALDNAYTLKAGESHRMAMTIAVR